The following proteins are encoded in a genomic region of Blastopirellula marina:
- the rpsJ gene encoding 30S ribosomal protein S10: MAKEVIRIRMEAYDHSILDQSALDIVDTAKRTHSEVHGPIPLPTRIERYTVLAGPHIDKKARQQFEVRTHKRLIDIVQATAKTIESLNKLNLPAGVDIKIKATTR; the protein is encoded by the coding sequence GTGGCGAAAGAAGTTATTCGCATTCGGATGGAAGCTTACGATCACTCGATCTTGGATCAGAGTGCTCTCGACATCGTCGATACGGCGAAGCGGACCCATTCGGAAGTGCATGGTCCCATTCCGTTGCCGACCCGCATTGAACGCTATACCGTTCTCGCTGGTCCGCATATCGACAAGAAGGCACGTCAGCAATTTGAAGTGCGGACGCACAAGCGTCTGATCGATATCGTTCAGGCTACCGCCAAGACGATCGAATCGCTCAATAAGCTGAACTTGCCAGCTGGTGTCGATATCAAGATCAAGGCAACGACCCGATAG